A DNA window from Calliphora vicina chromosome 1, idCalVici1.1, whole genome shotgun sequence contains the following coding sequences:
- the Ufl1 gene encoding E3 UFM1-protein ligase 1 homolog: MSTDWDEVKRLAADFQKAQLTSTLQKLSERNCIEIVTLLLEKNLLEVIFTNDGKEYITPDHLEREVQDELYVNGGRVNLVEVSKTLNVDLTRIEDVGNKIALENPNVHFILGQLIDEDYITYIAQEINEKLSQKGEISVNDLTEQFDLPSDFLQTDVLEKHLGKIIKGRQDPSNPKIFFTQAYLQRCKAKIRGALAALTRPTNVSVILQQTNIQQKIFHTLVDEINPAGHVTSKQANAQYVPNIYAKMQTDWVNNFYRQNGFLEYEAINKLGITNAKQFITKQFAEEELLFLKRCAVSTKLVELTVMPALMAAKQFIDLSSLLPSNMSSSDREELFEAIVAKNQASLSNFVLIGSLGSSVVFTPQYLEELTQPCRELALSKAKTAVDSGTYQQHVAIKQMSAKGGQRKDFDDDEVLDKRDERRKKASSGKAGGGSQGRETKTKSTKKHQRGGKKGGKNDFDSDEEEQFGNSGGNAGGSSASKKQLELITIGDIVKVLNKETSALGIEELNEDIAAMYHDQLNQLALAKAQELYEITLQKSAAGSGQTHAGVQEKINTLLVDLRLYEKGLKLFPASAQADLIKYLLKSLGNDICNELISYIAHECQIELKNANLNVDQRNKLAQECGGDYKPVILELNKALNKTIDEFVLATESVLKTCSMIVKKVDKKKDRPLIIQHREKLLEQLQQCSEPALILHLSALILFTTISGCILHASGKFVSQILLFINSSMTDEQNKLLQQYHDLVISVLRLSPDSEEYSTASSELQELEPKLKQLAASASLSKSE, encoded by the exons ATGTCTACCGATTGGGATGAAGTTAAACGCTTAGCGGCCGATTTTCAAAAGGCACAATTAACATCGACTTTACAAAA actCTCAGAACGTAATTGCATAGAAATTGTTACTTTGCTATTGGAAAAGAATTTATTAGAGGTAATATTTACCAATGATGGTAAGGAATACATAACACCTGATCACTTGGAGCGCGAAGTGCAAGATGAGTTGTATGTCAATGGGGGTAGAGTCAATTTGGTggaagttagtaaaactttaaaTGTGGATTTGACAAGG atagaGGATGTGGGAAATAAAATTGCCTTGGAAAATCCCAATGTACATTTTATATTGGGCCAACTTATAGATGAAGACTATATTACCTATATAGCCCAAGAAATCAATGAAAAACTATCACAAAAAGGTGAAATATCTGTTAATGATTTAACCGAACAATTTGATTTGCCTTCGGACTTTTTGCAAACAGATGTTTTGGAAAAACATTTGGGCAAAATCATTAAGGGCAGACAGGATCCCTCAAATCCCAAAATATTCTTTACGCAAGCCTATTTGCAAAGATGTAAGGCGAAAATACGCGGTGCTTTGGCGGCACTCACCAGACCCACAAATGTTTCGGTGATTTTGCAACAGACCAACATACAACAGAAAATCTTTCATACTTTGGTGGACGAAATCAATCCGGCCGGCCATGTAACCTCTAAACAAGCCAATGCACAGTATGTGCCTAATATTTATGCCAAAATGCAAACGGATTGGGTAAATAACTTCTATCGCCAAAATGGTTTCTTGGAATATGAGGCCATTAACAAGTTGGGCATTACGAATGCTAAGCAGTTTATCACGAAACAATTTGCGGAGGAGGAATTATTGTTCTTAAAACGTTGTGCGGTTAGCACAAAACTGGTAGAACTTACAGTGATGCCTGCCTTGATGGCGGCCAAACAATTTATAGATTTGTCATCTCTTTTACCCTCTAATATGTCCTCGTCCGATCGTGAGGAGTTGTTCGAAGCTATAGTGGCCAAAAATCAAGCTTCTTTGTCCAACTTTGTGCTCATAGGCTCTTTGGGTTCTTCGGTAGTTTTCACTCCACAGTATTTGGAGGAATTGACACAACCCTGCCGTGAATTGGCCTTGTCTAAAGCTAAGACAGCGGTGGATAGTGGTACGTATCAACAGCATGTGGCCATTAAACAAATGTCGGCTAAAGGTGGCCAACGTAAGGACTTTGATGATGATGAGGTGCTGGATAAACGTGACGAGCGACGCAAAAAGGCGTCTTCTGGCAAAGCAGGCGGTGGTTCTCAGGGCCGGGAAACAAAAACCAAATCCACCAAGAAACATCAACGTGGTGGTAAGAAGGGCGGTAAAAATGATTTCGATAGTGATGAAGAGGAACAATTTGGAAACAGTGGCGGTAATGCGGGTGGCTCTTCAGCTAGTAAAAAACAATTGGAGTTGATTACTATTGGGGATATTGTTAAAGTTTTGAATAAGGAAACCTCGGCTTTGGGTATTGAGGAGTTGAATGAAGATATAGCTGCCATGTATCATGA CCAACTAAATCAACTTGCCTTGGCCAAGGCCCAAGAACTATACGAAATAACTTTGCAAAAAAGTGCCGCTGGCAGTGGTCAAACTCATGCGGGAGTGCAAGAGAAAATCAATACACTTTTGGtcgatttacgtctatatgaaaAGGGTCTTAAG CTTTTCCCTGCCTCTGCTCAAGCGGATTTAATCAAATATCTACTCAAGTCTTTGGGTAATGATATCTGCAATGAATTGATTTCCTATATAGCCCATGAATGTCAAATCGAATTGAAAAATGCCAACTTAAATGTGGATCAACGCAATAAACTGGCTCAAGAATGTG GTGGAGATTATAAACCAGTTATATTGGAACTAAATAAAGCTCTAAACAAAACCATCGATGAGTTTGTTTTGGCCACCGAATCGGTTTTGAAGACCTGCAGCATGATTGTTAAGAAGGTCGACAAGAAAAAGGATCGCCCATTGATCATACAACATCGTGAGAAACTCTTGGAACAATTACAGCAATGTTCTGAGCCCGCCTTGATCTTGCATTTATCCGCTTTAATCTTATTTACCACCATATCGGGCTGTATTTTACATGCCAGTGGTAAATTTGTCTCacagattttattatttattaatagttctATGACGGATGAACAAAATAAGCTTTTACAACAATATCATG atTTGGTCATTAGTGTTTTGCGTTTATCGCCCGACTCAGAGGAATATTCCACAGCCAGTTCGGAGTTACAGGAACTGGAACCCAAACTAAAGCAATTGGCTGCTTCAGCTAGTCTTTCTAAATCAGAATAA
- the LOC135949334 gene encoding uncharacterized protein LOC135949334 encodes MAESYENQNVNTTNLPVQQNCHDASNYEGQTPREGSVKMLKTAFNKRVLNLSYDNVNQECLLPEVFLKEACGQLKTEVDSYLKVNYALKFNLELHTLYGKPNMEDLENILLHVQTFQTKMKDVFYIKDFEEVFLTEINSIVHKMEEFQTRDSGWTLVQLIKVELNLNKYQPLKGSSFIPLPKQILVKRACINVQNKDDYCFKWALISAIDLTKNSCRTTSYKINICDTTINCKGYCLDFKGLQFPLKLNDIAIFEENNPTISINVFGCEPEKYKIVGPYYKTKGRKVKHVNLLFLQENTNGHYVYIRNMSRLLRTQTTLHNQRVFICDDCLKHFRVKEELDKHIENECQNIVNLPKKDRSIFEFKNNEKTTDVPFVIYANSSYIFQNIHTAIPQPYAFSYFIKCSFNNDLDKLRCFRGLNSPKKFIKSLIEDINYLYSNYLTNLKPKLSILTEQENLDFIKNDSCHVCSGIISEHDKVKDHCQLSGKYKGPAHYFCIINKKLLTFFPVIFQNISVYDCQLFVNEFNNIDGPLNIIPQSNDSCIYLSKTIKSDIGVRLEIRFLDSFGFIPSKLADVVKHLTINDLNTFKSMYPDDLSKFNLLTKKTVFPHNYIDSVEKLSETCLPSRDKFYNKLRQTECSLEDYKHAEAIWAKFECKTLKNYLILHMKTDVLLLTDVFQNFRSICKRTYGLDPCHYYSTAGFSWDAMLKTTKIKLSLLTDKTIISFLQKGIRGAVTQCPQRHSIANNKYLSDYNDQLPSKYVMHYEANNLYDWAMSQALPVGDFKWLSNVENFSLDSIPNDSNTGYILEVDLEYPKEIHDKHNSLPFCSDMKTPAQAKEKKLVLDLNHKSEYVIYYTNLQQCLKHGLKLTKIHRILKFKQTDWLKKFISLKDATNLNSFEKYVYEILNNAVCDRAMGKGDKTTTIKLVKKWENDGRKLGARAFIAKHEFNSIHIFDKDTVGAEFYNFYSSYKPIYLEFTILELMKWKMYNFHYDHMMPKYNSNIQLNYIDVNSFIYTIKTEDVYKDFKDQLSFADTGYDVGNKKIMLKEFVALRSKMYSVKSANFKESIKDDCKDIRLSDYKLCLYNKKIHYATINDFSTKLHSLYCKLFKDIASSYLDNKRYTCHDNINTLAWGHYKEKCLGYYVDDDFEMDETE; translated from the exons ATGGCTGAAAGTTATGAAAACCAAAATGTCAATACAACAAATTTACCTGTTCAGCAAAACTGTCATGATGCTTCGAATTATGAAGGACAAACACCACGCGAAGGATCTGTAAAGATGTTGAAAACTGCCTTCAATAAAAGAGTGTTGAATCTATCGTATGATAATGTAAATCAAGAATGCCTGTTACCTGAAGTGTTTCTCAAAGAAGCATGTGGACAATTAAAAACTGAAGTCGACTCTTATTTAAAAGTGAATTATGCTTTGAAATTCAACCTTGAGCTACATACCCTTTATGGCAAACCAAACATGGAGGATTTAGAAAACATTTTACTGCACGTTCAGACATTCCAGACAAAAATGAAAGATGTTTTTTACATTAAGGATTTCGAAGAAGTTTTTTTAACAGAAATCAACAGCATAGTTCACAAAATGGAGGAATTTCAAACAAGAGACAGTGGCTGGACTTTGGTGCAGTTGATCAAAGTCgaattgaatttaaacaaataccaaCCATTGAAAGGTTCAAGTTTTATACCACTACCTAAGCAAATATTAGTAAAAAGAGCCTGTATAAATGTGCAAAATAAAGATGATTATTGTTTCAAATGGGCACTGATTTCGGCAATTGATCTGACGAAAAATTCCTGTCGTACAAcatcatacaaaataaatatatgcgaTACAACTATTAACTGTAAAGGTTATTGTTTGGATTTTAAAGGCTTACAGTTTCCACTAAAACTAAACGATATTGCGATATTCGAGGAAAATAATCCAACTATTAGTATAAATGTTTTTGGTTGTGAACCAGAAAAATATAAGATTGTTGGACCCTATTACAAAACGAAGGGTAGAAAAGTCAAACATGTAAATCTATTGTTCCTGCAGGAGAATACAAATGGGCATTATGTTTACATAAGGAATATGTCGAG attgcTTAGAACCCAAACAACTTTGCACAATCAAAGAGTATTTATATGTGATGACTGCCTGAAACATTTCCGTGTTAAAGAAGAATTGGATAAACATATTGAAAATGAGTGCCAAAACATTGTGAATCTTCCCAAAAAAGATAgatcaatttttgaatttaagaaTAATGAAAAAACGACAGATGTACCATTTGTCATCTATGCTAATTCTAgctatatatttcaaaatattcataCCGCCATTCCCCAGCCATatgctttttcatattttataaagtGTAGCTTTAATAATGATTTAGATAAGTTGCGTTGTTTTAGAGGACTCAATTcacctaaaaaatttataaagagtTTAATCGaagatataaattatttatatagtaaTTATTTAACCAATTTAAAGCCAAAGTTGTCCATCTTAACCGAACAagaaaatttggattttattaaaaacgataGTTGTCATGTGTGTTCAGGAATAATTTCCGAACATGATAAAGTAAAAGACCACTGTCAGTTAAGTGGAAAATATAAGGGTCCAGCGCATTATTTctgtattattaataaaaagttattgacatttttcccagtaatatttcaaaatatctcggTCTATGATTGCCAGTTATTTGTAAACGAGTTCAATAATATTGATGGTCCTTTAAATATAATACCACAATCTAATGATTCATGTATATACTTATCAAAAACCATTAAATCTGATATAGGAGTTAGACTTGAAATAAGATTTTTGGATTCTTTTGGCTTCATACCCTCAAAATTAGCTGATGTAGTCAAACATTTAACAATAAATGATTTGAATACATTCAAGTCAATGTACCCAGACGATCTTAGCAAGTTTAATTTACTTACTAAAAAAACAGTATTTCCCCATAACTACATTGATTCGGTGGAGAAACTTTCAGAAACTTGTTTACCCAGCAGagataaattttataacaagtTAAGACAAACTGAATGTTCTTTAGAAGACTATAAACATGCTGAAGCAATTTGGGCTAAATTTGAATgtaaaacattgaaaaattatttaatcttACACATGAAAACTGATGTTCTATTGCTGACGGatgtttttcaaaactttagATCAATTTGCAAACGTACTTACGGTTTGGATCCCTGTCACTATTATTCAACAGCGGGATTCTCATGGGATGCCAtgttaaaaactacaaaaatcaaattaagCTTATTAACTGATAAAACGATaatttcatttttacaaaaaggaaTACGAGGAGCAGTAACGCAATGTCCGCAAAGACATTCCAtagcaaataataaatatctATCCGATTATAATGACCAGCTGCCGTCTAAATATGTAATGCATTACGAGGCAAATAACTTGTATGATTGGGCCATGTCCCAAGCTTTGCCAGTGGGTGACTTTAAATGGTTAAGTAATGTGGAAAATTTCTCATTGGATTCAATTCCTAATGATTCAAATACCGGCTATATATTAGAAGTTGATCTAGAATATCCAAAAGAAATACACGACAAGCATAATAGTTTACCCTTTTGCAGTGATATGAAAACTCCTGCTCAAGCCAAAGAAAAGAAATTAGTTCTCGATTTGAACCACAAAAGCGAATATgtaatttattatacaaatcTTCAGCAATGCTTGAAACATGGtttaaaactaacaaaaatcCATCGCatacttaaatttaaacaaacagatTGGTTAAAGaagtttatttctttaaaagatGCAACAAATTTGAActcttttgaaaaatatgtctatgaaatattaaataatgcGGTATGCGATAGAGCAATGGGTAAAGGTGATAAAACTACAacaattaaattagttaagaaatGGGAAAACGATGGTAGAAAACTGGGAGCTCGAGCTTTTATTGCAAAGCACGAATTTAACTCTATTCATATATTTGATAAAGATACGGTAGGAgctgaattttataatttttattcaagcTATAAACCCATTTATTTAGAATTCACAATTTTGGAATTAATGAAAtggaaaatgtataattttcattatgatCATATGATGCCTAAATACAACAGTAATATTCAGTTAAATTATATAGATGTAAActcatttatttatacaataaaaactgAGGATGTTTATAAAGATTTCAAGGATCAACTAAGCTTTGCTGATACTGGCTATGATGTGGGTAACAAGAAGATTATGTTAAAGGAATTTGTGGCTTTAAGATCGAAAATGTATTCTGTTAAATCAGCTAATTTTAAAGAATCCATAAAAGATGATTGTAAAGATATCCGTTTAAGTGACTATAAGTTGtgtttatataacaaaaaaattcactaTGCAACTATTAAtgattttagtacaaaattacACTCTTTGTATTGTAAACTTTTCAAGGATATAGCTTCAAGTTATTTAGATAATAAACGATATACATGTCATGATAACATTAACACCCTGGCATGGGGtcattataaagaaaaatgtttgggATATTATGTTGATGACGATTTTGAAATGGATGAAACAGAGTag
- the LOC135949335 gene encoding uncharacterized protein LOC135949335: protein MAEICENQNLNKTNLQKYHDASNSTRETNAGQSPREGPVNMLKSAFNKRVLTLSYDNVNEECLLPEVFLQEACGQLKTEVDSYLKVNYALKFNLELHALYGKPDMEDLEKSLLHVQTFPTKMKDIFDIKDFEEAFSAEIDKIIQNTEEFQTRDSGWTLVQLIKVELNLNKYQPLKGSSYIPLPRPIFLKKACLNVKNKDNYCFKWAVLSAIANINRNSSRTSAYKLNICSKTINCNGYCLDFKGLQFPLKLNDIAIFEENNPTISINVFGCEPENYKVVGPYYKTKGKKAKHINLLFLQENTNGHYVYIKNMSRLLRQQTTLHRRKVFICDDCLQHFLVKEELDKHIENECRNTVNVPKKDRSILEFKNNEKTTDVPFVIYANSSYIFQSNHTTIPQPYAFSYFIKCSFNNDLDKLRCFKGPNSPEKFIKSLIEDVNYLYSNYFTKSKPISSDLTEQENLDFMKNDSCHVCSEVISEHDKVKDHCQFSGKYKGPAHYFCIFNKKLLTFFPVIFQSFSAYDCQLFVNEFNNIDSGSINIIPKNKDSCISLSKTINSDIGVKLEIRFLDSFSFIPSKLADVVKHLTINDLNTFKSMYPDDLSKFNLLIKKAVFPYNYIDSVEKLSDTCLPSRDKFYNKLRQTECSLEDYKHAEAIWAKFECKTLKNYLILHMKTDVLLLTDVFQNFRSICKRTYGLDPCHYYSTAGFSWDAMLKTTKIKLCLLTDKSIISFLQKGIRGAVTQCPQRHSIANNKYLSDYKDQLPSKYIMHYEANNLYDWAMSQALPVGDFKWLSNVENFSLDSIPNDSNTGYILEVDLEYPKEIHDKHNSLPFCSDMKTPPQATEKKLVLDLNHKSEYVIYYKNLQQCLKHGLKLKKIHRILKFKQKDWLKKFISLKDATNLNSFGKYVYKILNYAVYDRAMGEGDKSTTIKLVNKWESDGKRLGARALIAKHEFNCIHIFDEDTVGVELDNIYSYYKPIYLEFTILELMKWKMYNFHYDNMMPKYNSNIELNYIDVNSFIYTIKTEDVYKDFKDQLSFADTGYDVGKKKVMLKEFVALRSKMYCIKSANFKETINVDCEKSNSCKDSSLSEHKYCLYNKKIHYVTINAFSRKLHTLYCTLFKDISSSYLDNKRYTCHDNINTLAWGHYKEKFVGYSVDDDDDYEMDETE from the exons atggctgaaatatgtgAAAACCAAAATctcaataaaacaaatttacaaaaatatcatGACGCTTCGAATTCAACAAGAGAAACTAATGCAGGACAATCTCCACGAGAAGGACCTGTGAATATGTTGAAAAGTGCCTTCAATAAAAGAGTGTTGACTCTATCGTATGATAATGTAAATGAAGAATGCCTTCTGCCTGAAGTGTTTCTCCAAGAAGCATGTGGACAATTAAAAACTGAAGTCGACTCTTATTTAAAAGTGAATTATGCTTTGAAATTCAACCTGGAGCTACATGCCCTTTATGGCAAACCAGACATGGAAGATTTAGAAAAGAGTTTACTACATGTTCAGActttcccaacaaaaatgaaagaTATTTTTGACATTAAGGATTTCGAAGAAGCCTTTTCAGCAGAAATcgacaaaataatacaaaatactgAGGAATTTCAAACAAGAGACAGTGGCTGGACTTTGGTGCAACTAATTAAAGTTGAgttgaatttaaacaaatatcaacCATTGAAAGGTTCGAGTTATATACCATTACCTaggccaatatttttaaaaaaagcctgcttaaatgtgaaaaataaagataattatTGTTTCAAATGGGCGGTGCTTTCGGCAATTGCTAACATCAATAGAAATTCCAGTCGCACATCcgcatacaaattaaatatatgcTCCAAAACTATTAACTGTAATGGCTATTGTTTGGATTTTAAAGGCTTACAATTTCCACTAAAACTAAACGATATTGCGATTTTCGAGGAAAATAATCCAACTATTAGTATAAATGTATTTGGCTGTGAACCAGAAAATTATAAGGTTGTTGGACCTTATTACAAAACGAAGGGTAAAAAAGCCAAACATATAAATCTGTTGTTCCTGCAGGAGAATACGAATGGACATTATGTTTACATAAAGAATATGTCGAG ATTGCTTAGACAACAAACAACTTTGCACCGTAGAAAAGTGTTTATATGTGATGACTGCCTGCAACATTTCCTTGTTAAAGAAGAATTGGACAAACACATTGAAAATGAGTGCCGAAACACTGTGAATGTTCCCAAAAAAGATAGGTCTATTTTAGAATTTAAGAATAATGAAAAAACGACAGATGTACCATTTGTCATCTATGCTAATTCTAGCTACATATTTCAAAGCAATCATACAACAATTCCCCAGCCATATGCTTTCTCATACTTTATAAAATGTAGCTTTAATAATGATTTAGATAAGTTGCGCTGCTTTAAAGGACCCAATTCGcctgaaaaatttataaaaagtttaatcgAAGatgttaattatttatatagtaaTTATTTTACCAAATCAAAGCCAATCTCGTCAGACTTAACGGAACAagaaaatttggattttatgaaaaacgataGTTGTCATGTTTGTTCTGAAGTAATTTCCGAACATGATAAAGTAAAAGACCACTGTCAGTTTAGTGGAAAATATAAGGGTCCAGCACATTATTTctgcattttcaataaaaaattattgacattttttccaGTAATATTTCAAAGTTTCTCGGCCTATGATTGCCAGCTATTTGTAAATGAGTTTAATAACATTGATAGTGGTTCTATAAATATTATACCGAAAAATAAAGATTCATGTATATCCTTATCAAAAACCATTAATTCTGATATAGGCGTTAAATTAGAAATAAGGTTTTTGGATTCCTTTAGCTTTATACCCTCAAAATTAGCTGATGTAGTCAAACATTTAACAATAAATGATTTGAATACATTCAAGTCAATGTATCCAGACGATCTAAGCAAGTTTAATTTACTTATTAAAAAGGCAGTATTTCCCTATAACTACATTGATTCGGTTGAGAAGCTTTCAGATACTTGTTTACCCAGCAGagataaattttataacaagtTAAGACAAACTGAATGTTCTTTAGAAGACTATAAACATGCTGAAGCAATTTGGGCTAAATTTGAATgtaaaacattgaaaaattatttaatcttACACATGAAAACTGATGTTCTATTGCTGACGGatgtttttcaaaactttagATCAATTTGCAAACGTACTTACGGTTTGGATCCCTGTCACTATTATTCAACAGCGGGATTCTCATGGGATGCCAtgttaaaaactacaaaaatcaaattatgCTTATTAACTGATAAATCCATaatttcatttttacaaaaaggaaTACGAGGAGCTGTAACGCAATGTCCACAAAGACATTCCAtagcaaataataaatatttatccgATTATAAAGACCAACTGCCGTCTAAATATATAATGCATTACGAGGCAAATAACTTGTATGATTGGGCCATGTCCCAAGCTTTGCCAGTGGGTGACTTTAAATGGTTAAGTAATGTTGAAAATTTCTCATTGGATTCAATTCCTAATGATTCAAATACCGGCTATATATTAGAAGTTGATCTTGAATATCCAAAAGAAATACACGACAAGCATAATAGTTTACCCTTTTGCAGTGATATGAAAACTCCTCCTCAAGCCACAGAAAAGAAATTAGTTCTCGATTTGAACCACAAAAGCGAGTATgtgatttattataaaaatcttcagcaaTGCTTGAAACAtggtttaaaactaaaaaaaatccatcgcatacttaaatttaaacaaaaagatTGGTTAAAGaagtttatttctttaaaagatGCAACAAATTTGAACTCCTTTGGaaaatatgtgtataaaatattgaattatgcGGTATACGATAGAGCAATGGGAGAAGGTGATAAGAGTACAACAATTAAATTAGTTAACAAATGGGAAAGCGATGGTAAAAGACTGGGAGCTCGAGCTTTAATTGCTAAGCATGAATTTAACTGTATTCATATATTCGATGAGGATACGGTAGGTGTTGAATTAGATAATATTTATTCATACTATAAACCCATTTACTTagaattcacaattttagaattaatgaaatggaaaatgtataattttcattatgatAATATGATGCCAAAATACAACAGTaatatagaattaaattatatagatgtaaattcatttatttatacaataaaaactgAGGATGTTTATAAAGATTTTAAGGATCAACTAAGCTTTGCTGATACTGGCTATGATGTGGGTAAAAAGAAGGTTATGTTAAAGGAATTTGTGGCTTTAAGATCTAAAATGTATTGTATTAAATCAGctaattttaaagaaacaatAAATGTTGATTGTGAAAAAAGTAATAGTTGTAAAGATTCAAGTTTAAGTGAGCACAAGTACtgtttatataacaaaaaaattcactaTGTAACTATTAATGCTTTTAGTAGAAAATTACATACACTGTATTGTACACTATTCAAGGATATATCTTCGAGTTATTTAGATAATAAACGATATACATGTCATGATAACATTAACACTTTGGCATGGGGTCATTATAAGGAAAAATTTGTAGGATATTCTGTTGATGACGATGACGATTATGAAATGGATGAAACAGAGTAG